One part of the Deltaproteobacteria bacterium CG2_30_66_27 genome encodes these proteins:
- a CDS encoding 6-carboxytetrahydropterin synthase QueD → MSTGAYVLTVRTSFAAAHRLREYDGNCERLHGHNWQVEVAVESPTLDERGIALDFRILKASLHDLLSRFDHRYLNEVPPFDGMNPSSENLARHLYEEMETSIPAPARVSRVTVWESDDARADYFRRDE, encoded by the coding sequence ATGAGTACCGGAGCGTATGTCCTCACCGTGCGAACGTCCTTCGCCGCCGCCCATCGCCTGCGCGAGTACGACGGGAACTGCGAGCGACTGCACGGGCACAACTGGCAGGTGGAAGTCGCGGTGGAGTCGCCGACGCTCGACGAACGTGGGATCGCACTCGACTTCCGGATCCTCAAGGCGTCGCTTCACGACCTGCTCTCCCGGTTCGATCACCGGTACCTGAACGAAGTCCCGCCGTTCGACGGGATGAACCCGTCGTCGGAGAATCTCGCGCGCCACCTGTACGAGGAAATGGAAACATCGATCCCCGCGCCGGCGCGCGTCTCCCGCGTCACCGTGTGGGAATCCGACGATGCCCGGGCCGACTACTTCCGGCGCGACGAATAG
- a CDS encoding disulfide oxidoreductase: MIDKEMKIEDVLRRYPQTIPVFERFGIDCAQCQLSEYENLEHGAKVHGIDLSALLRELNGSLAVKG, from the coding sequence ATGATCGACAAGGAGATGAAGATCGAGGACGTGCTCCGTCGATACCCGCAGACGATCCCGGTCTTCGAGCGGTTCGGGATCGATTGCGCCCAGTGCCAGCTCTCCGAATACGAAAACCTGGAGCACGGCGCCAAGGTCCACGGGATCGACCTGTCGGCGCTGCTGAGGGAGCTGAACGGGTCTCTGGCGGTGAAGGGGTAG